aatGATGGGTGGGATATTACATGATGATTTTGTACTGGTGGATCAACTTCTCAAGATGCGAGAAGGGGTAGACCCCCACAAAACCATGACGACCAGTGGCAGGAAGCTATCAttgggaacacaatggatggtggacagaaccgtcgctgTTTAATGAACAAtggaattaaaacttgatcagtttatgctaggtcttaggtttgtgaaatgatatttgaaaactCAGCTTTACGCAAAGTAATCATAACCACTCTTTGTAATACCCTTACATTACTGCATTttgtgtggtggcttgctgagtacttttgtactcattgttgctctatatatatcttttagcggagtgttgaagagaagcccttgttagtACACTTGCGCAGctaacaagatgatcggagtgcggttccattctaggtctcgttccccagtcgactgcttgTGGCATGTCAACCGGGCCCTTGTATTATTTTgccttccgctgttgttctctgatagttgttggcctacctggccctaatgtaagcatttaactctcttagcctgaattcattcgtgatatgttgtgattcggctatgtatgtgtgtaccaactgcTGATCCTGGGATTGGTactgataaacacagaagatttccgatttccaaaatcgggggtcgacATTGACAGGGCCAAGTAAGCTGGCAGGTGGACAGCTCACATATCCTGGGAGAGCCCAGCGTCATAGAAAGATTTGAGAGCGGCGGGGCGACACGAGTAGTGCGAGGTGAGAGGTGGCTCCATCAGAGAAGTGGGGCTGGCGAGCTCGAGCACCGGTGTGGCGACGGACCAGCGCGTGGAACAAAGATCATGATATCTTCTTCTAGCATGCACCAACATCAGCTCCAAACTGAGAGAGATATTCGAAGATATGCCCAAGATATTCCAACAATTCTGAGCAAAAGGACACATGAAATAAAGATGGAGCAAAGTTTCAGTTGAGATAGACAAACATAGCACATAGTTTAAGTCACAATTCGGATGTGCATAGTGCTTATGATCAACATGTATTTTGTGTTCAATCTATCCCTCAGAAGCAGCCAACCAAAAACTTTAATTTTCGAGGTAGCTCTACTCTTCCATAACCAAATGAAATATTGCGGTGGCTGCAGGGCACTAAAGTTTAAAGCATAAAACTTCTAAGATGAATATTTCAAATTCCCCAGATATAAGCCCATGTATCATATTCCTATGAGATGTTTACCTCTTCTAACATCTGAGATAAAGACTGATACTCTTCAAAAGCTTGCTGAGAAAGAGGCAAGTGAAAATTATCTTCCAATTCCAGATTGAGGAAATTATGAACCGAGATCATTGTATTGACAGCAAATAAGTATTGCCTCGGTATAGAGACAGAGAGTGGAGGGTCATCACTCCAAACATCATTCCAAAAGGAACAAGAAACACCATCTCCAACTAAACATCTAGTAACTCCTCTAAAAAAATCCATTAGATTGTAGATATCTCTCCATCAAAAAGAACCCTTAAAAATGGACATAGGAGGAACAccatttctataatataaattCCAAATAAGCTTAATCCATGGCAATTCTCTTCTATTGTAGAATTTTTCCAAATACTTTAAAAGCAAAGCTTGATTCTGAATTGAAGGATTTAAAACTCCCAAACCTCCCTTAAGTTTTGGCTTACAAACTTTATCCCAAGCTGCAAGATACTTCCTATTTGAATTCACCTCAAAACCCCTCCAAAGACATTGTTTTCTTGCACTATTAATATTATCAATAACTAATTTAGGCAATTTCAAAGTGCACATATAGTATGTAGGTAAAGAGGAGAAAATTGAATTAACCAGATTTTTCAGTTTCTAGGGACAATTTTCATTCAAATTCTTCCCCTTCTGATTGCTCGTTATCGCTTTTGCAAATGTTGGGAGTGGAAGTCTATGGCTTAGGTGGCTGAATCAAGCTtagggggagagaagaggaagaaactCCCTCGACCAGATCCTAAGGAATGAATAGATTCTTTTGTTTAAAGTTCTGGCTACCTCTGCTTGTTTTTAGTGTTTGGAACCGGAACAGCGTTGTGAACCTATTATGTTTCTGTCATGGGCAGAGCACTCTGTGTTTATCTGGTTTACTTGTCTTAATCCAGTTTATGGTTACTTTCTCTCTGCCTTTTGCTATGAATAATCAGTTTAGATCCTGGAATGTGATGTGCTGGAATGTAAAGGGAATGAATGTTGATGCCAAGATTTTGATGATAAGGCAAAAGGTTGAGGAGAGTGGTTGTCAGGTTTTATGTTTGCAGAAAACTAAGAAACATAATTTTACTCTTGTTGATATCAAAACTTTTTCCCTAGCGTTTTGATTCTTTTGTGTTTGCGCCCTCTAGAGGTGCTTCGGTGGCATTCTAGTGGTTTAggctgttgacggtcgttagttatcagttttgaccgtcaatattcCCAAAATAGAGAACttgttatgcttgcaatgcatatccatgttagaataataatattccactagtatttggttcactaaaCTTTTGTAGAGAATAATCATAAAGTGGAAGAGAATCGACATTGAAtcagatgataaatcaatcggacgatgtcgagaatcagacttatatatgaatgggccaagaactctgaattgacacgatgaattgggccaaaattcacaagtctgaaGTGAGCAACaaaagaggaggccaccagccgaaattgggctggattgggccgtaccctggttcggccgagccagggggttcggccgaacctgtcGTGCagccgttggatgcagggttggAGGTGGACGGTGGATTGCCTccctatggcggttggagggtattaccgaccattccaaccgccataatgtcattacctgcctataaaaggagctgactctcttcacttcaagacacacctcaagcaaaacTCTcttatattctctcaagtttagtttagtattcttaggctagtggagtaggaatcgagtagaaatcggagtccgggtATAGCTCTaatagctttcctttcctctttggtaagctttgtactttatttagaatactcttctttatacatttatggtatttgAATACTTCCCGAGTATATGAATACTaattttacattatgttcatgttatactgattgtactgctagcttatctgggagatgctttggtagggtatagtgtttgcttatgcaattactctatgtcgtgacgatgatattagagtagtatatgGTAGTTTGGACGTGGTATCTAGactacgggatatcattatttggggttatatgctgcggatgagaggtgggccgctgatggtgacagctcagtacgggtattcctccgcgcgtgtatatagtcctaagttaatttcctggggaggatactcctccgtatttagccccggttgtatggtcatgacgagctgtcgtaaggaactcggcaatcagTGGTGGCTTCTCGAattaccaggagggcatcggatagagggtattagctagtagcTCGAGCCCCAGTGACTAACATCGTCCCGTGCCGCTTCGCCACGTCCTTGCCGTCCTCCATCGCTCCTGccgcgagcgccgccgtcggccgttcccaccgtcctccgccgctcccgctgcaagcaccgctcgccaccgccgccttccaccTCCCTGCCCCCCTCCACTCTCGCCGAGGGAGGGCTGGACGATGACGAAGACGACGGGCAGCACGGCGGCGTTGGAGTGAAGATAGAgatagaagagaagagaagagagatacgatagctgacatgtgggcccaagggcatttttgacatttcataagatttctctctcctctttaaccagaaattattattctaattgGCGCGGTGTCCATTGGCAAATCACCACGTTTATGGAGTTCGGACGGTGTTCTTCGGctaaatatataagttaaaGTTTCCTGTACCAAAAATTTATCTAATTATAATGATAGCTATAATTTCCTAATTTCAAAGTTTTTCAACCAAAAATCTTATTATTACCACGGACtccaaaaggaaagaaaaagagagggtTCCTCCtattccgccgccgcctgagagATAGAATCATAGAAGGAAGGCTCGCCGTCTCGCCGGCGCGTGCGTTTATCTCTCACCTCCGATAAGGCCATAGCCACACCGGATTCTGCAGGGTTCGCATCTTCCAAGTCTGCCATTTCCAGTCCATGGCGGAGACCGCTCTGGCGACGGCATTGGACATCGCCGAGCTCCCTTTCTCggatcttctcctcctcatctcaCCGGATCTTCCGGACGATGGCCGGCGCGGCCGTCTCCTCACCACCGTCGCTACCTCCCTTGGTCGCGGCGGGTCCGGTTTGCTTGCCATCACCAACGTGCCTCTCGCagccaccctccgccgccggcttctccCGCTGGCTCGCCGCCTTGCCGTCATGGACCACCCCTCCCGCTCCCAGCTCCTCAAGGTAACCGCACTCTTCatcctcttctctcccccttcttctccctcctctttggaAGCTCCAAAACCCCTATGCACTGATCTGATTCACCCCCATTTCAGAAGCACGGTTTGGGTAGCGACGTGCCTATGAAGAAGCTGGACCGGCGCGTTTCCTCATTTGCGCGGCTTTTGCGTCATTCAGGTGAGTTCCAATTGCTGGAGTCGATGAAAGAAATCGAGAGCATCAAGAACGACCCTGATTATCTGGAGAAAGCTTTGGATGGTGTTGTAATTGGGGAACCCATGGGCGATGGTACCGAGAAGCTTGGTGAGCTCGTTGAGGAGCTTGGTCTTTGCATGATGGAACTTGGGATTTTGGTTGCACGAGCCTGCGACATTGTTACTGGTGGAAATCAGTTGGAGAAAAGCATTACTGACTTTGGGACCGCAAAGGCAAGGCTCATTCACTACCACTCTGAGTTGGATAACATTATTATCAAGAATAGTAGCAGCAAGAGAAAAGTTCCGATAAATAAAATCGCAAAGGCAACAGCTTATGAGTCATGCTCTCGAAGGTCTGCATCATCACAAGGATCCTGTATTAGATCAGAATGTGCTATGACGGACACACTAAAGGATTCCAATGATAAGTCTATTCATGGTCAGGGTAGTGTTGTTTCTCTCACAAACTTATGGCAAGAGTGGCACTATGACTATGGGGTCCTTACTGTTTTAACAGCACCATTATTCTTGTGCTCCACAATGGGAGAAGATTGTTCCATCAGCAAAGAATGCTCTCCTCCTGACGAGCACACGTACTTGCAGCTATTCAATAGGAGGAAGGTATTCTCAGTGAGATGCTCTCCAGAGAGCTTCATTGTGCAGGTCGGGGAGACAGCAGACATCTTGTCAGGCGGGAAGCTGAGGTCTACACTTCATGCTGTGAGTAGACCATACGGCTCAACAAACATCAGCCGGGAAACTTTTGTGGTCTTCTTACAGCCATCATGGGACAAAAAGTTGCCTTACTCTGGTCACTGTTTTGCTGGTGATGATGAACCTAGTGAAGGCGATGACTCAACATTCAGTGATGGGTCAGACATGTTTTCGAGTGAGCATACATTGATGCAAGATATTTTGAAAAAGATCCCCCCTCTGTCATCAAGGGTAAAAGAAGGGATGACGTTTGCTGAATTTTCTCGACAGACAACGAAACAGTATTATGGTGGTGGAGGTATCCAACAAAACAATTAAAAAGCAGTACTATGGTAATGAAATGCAACCTCTTGGAGGCACCTACGCTAGTATTATGTATTGATTTATTTGGTTGTTCGTAATGATGGGATGTTGAGTAGTACTCCATGCGAAATTAATGACATCATGGTAAATAGAGTATTACTGTCCTTTTACCCTCTTTTTTTGTTTCCCAATTTTCACATCATAGTCActgcttctcttttttcttcaaaaaagaaatCTGACAATAGTTAGAATTATTTCTATTGATTTAAGGGGGAACATCATTTTGTCTTTGAATGAGGAGGGCAGAACAGCATTTCCTTTGTATCTTATAAGTAAGTATGCCTTTTTGGTTTCTTGAGATGAAATGTGTCACGGAGTCTACTTCTACTCCTTCAACAGTTGAGGTTCCGTTGAAGCGTACCGGCACGGCAGCCCAAGCCCAACACGAGATATATGGGTGGAGTGTGGGTCTAGTAGCTATCAGCTGGGCCCAGAGTCAGTGAGAGAGAGACCTAATAGTGTTGTGCTATAAAAGGTcggcagaggagagagagagagatggcttGTAATAGAAACATATCTCAACTCAATTCAAATCTTCTCTCTTCCTGCTATCAAATCCTTCTCTGaactcgtcttcttcctctgttCCTGCCCCCAATTCCTGTCTGAATCTCGAATCTCGCTGACGGATTGTGACAAAATGTGATATATGTTGTGTAATTGTACAAAGAGAGTATTCTGATTATGGCCTATGAGTAATTACTCTTTTAGTTCTTATTTTCAATCAATGTCCCATAATATTCTCTGATCACGCAAATAACAGTTATCTACAATGAAGATTGAAAATTGGATATGTGTGACTACTTTGTATTAATTTAATCAATTCAATTGACATATAATTTGATTTTCTGATTGAGGGATAGATATTGTCTATATGGTTTAATTGGTACTATGACCCCTAAAACAAATTATTCAACAGTGGCCAATCGAATGAGATGTAGGCCAGATACACATTACTTGCTGAGAGCTCCTGTACTAATCTGCAACCGACTTCAAACTTCTGCTGTCGGCATTTCTGCTGCTTGCTACATGTCAGTCCTTCACCCTGttttatcataattttttttttcagctacCTTTGGATTGAGGCCCACAGGAGATCTCTGCATGTCACCTAGTTATTCCAACTGCAGAAATGAGGACGCTTGCAAAGCAATTATCAATGGAATGATTCTTCAATCAGTAAAATCAGGTAGGGAGCTTGATCAATTTGATTTCTCTAGTTTGGTGTCTTCTAGACTGGTGTTCAATGATAAAGTGCACTGATTTTCATTTGCTGCGATTTCTGGTGCTCCATGTTCAGGTGTTCCATGCTCATCATCTCAAGTCATGGAGAACGTCTTTGGACATTTTATTATTTGGCACTACCGCAAGCACCAGACAAGTCCATAAggtatgatttatttatttctttcttgtacttaTCCATTGCATAATATTaaattttctttcctttccaCGGTTTAATATTGATGTAGCATTTACACAACATGTATGGTTTGGACACTGCTTTTATGGTTGTACTCTTATGCAGCATTCCGTATTTTTCTGTGAAGTTTTACAATCTATTTCCTCTGTGATGTTTGAAGTAAATGATTTAGGTTTGATATCCATTCCTTTAGTTTCTTCCTTGTGATCATTATGCCTTTAGTTACTTAAATCATGACCAGACGTCACGTTGATAGGTatgttcttttccttttccaaaCTGGCATTTTTGTTGTAGAGCTCAGTTTACGTAGGTGAGGCGGAGCCCAGACATCTGGTTGTATATTATAAAGGGAGGTCATAATTACAAGAAATGAAGTAGGGATAGGAAGAAAATATATGGAAAAAGGCATCTATTCGATCTACCCAACTACGCTTcttgaaaatttaaagaaaatggAACTCAACCAAGAATCGAACTACTTTACATCAACAATTGTTTGTCTATCATCAATTCTATTCTGTACCAACATGGTGCATGGACATGTCTGACTTTGTATCATGATGCTGCAGCCGTATCACCCCTGTCGTGTAGGAGCGGATGCCATCCTCTGATGATGATAACTGGATGCCATGGTAGTAACTAGGACTACGGCGAGGCCAACACGCACAGTCTAGCGGGAGCTGGAGCACCTTGACAGAGCAAGCCTTCTCCAGGTTTGGTGTGGCATGGAGCCGAGAAGGGAGTTCTATGGTGAAGTTGCCATTCTCATCAGTTACTGTGAATACAGAGTTAGCCATCGTCTTTATACCTCCAGTTTCACAGGCCACTCCTACTGTAGCTCCTGCTTGAGGAAAATCACAAGGTTAGCTCATGATTCCCTTTGCATAGTATTTCAGCACCAAAAAGAGGTTACAACTATGTATAAATTAGGTGTTTAGCTTGTAACTTTGTTA
The sequence above is drawn from the Oryza glaberrima chromosome 10, OglaRS2, whole genome shotgun sequence genome and encodes:
- the LOC127752665 gene encoding uncharacterized protein LOC127752665, translated to MAETALATALDIAELPFSDLLLLISPDLPDDGRRGRLLTTVATSLGRGGSGLLAITNVPLAATLRRRLLPLARRLAVMDHPSRSQLLKKHGLGSDVPMKKLDRRVSSFARLLRHSGEFQLLESMKEIESIKNDPDYLEKALDGVVIGEPMGDGTEKLGELVEELGLCMMELGILVARACDIVTGGNQLEKSITDFGTAKARLIHYHSELDNIIIKNSSSKRKVPINKIAKATAYESCSRRSASSQGSCIRSECAMTDTLKDSNDKSIHGQGSVVSLTNLWQEWHYDYGVLTVLTAPLFLCSTMGEDCSISKECSPPDEHTYLQLFNRRKVFSVRCSPESFIVQVGETADILSGGKLRSTLHAVSRPYGSTNISRETFVVFLQPSWDKKLPYSGHCFAGDDEPSEGDDSTFSDGSDMFSSEHTLMQDILKKIPPLSSRVKEGMTFAEFSRQTTKQYYGGGGIQQNN
- the LOC127752666 gene encoding uncharacterized protein LOC127752666, producing MPRLLPGTGRVSSLSSSLLLLLLLGAAMAAAPEAAAAAVMPMEAYFSPAELVRIAGYGEELVSTVIVSGKVVCELSLRSPGSDLLSIELPGATVGVACETGGIKTMANSVFTVTDENGNFTIELPSRLHATPNLEKACSVKVLQLPLDCACWPRRSPSYYHGIQLSSSEDGIRSYTTGVIRLQHHDTKSDMSMHHVGTE